The following are encoded in a window of Nakamurella sp. A5-74 genomic DNA:
- a CDS encoding nitrate/nitrite transporter, whose amino-acid sequence MPVGSITSSAPEPPVDLVDVSAAPSPNLERRRPAGRRIEVWEPEDETFWRGGGRRVATRNLQISIFAEFLGFAVWALWSIVVPQLSAAGFALSVDQQFWLIAIPSLVGATLRIPYTFAVPRFGGRNWTVVSALLLLLPTAALAIVVQHPGVPFAVLMLVAALAGVGGGNFASSMANISFFYPEAEKGKALGLNAAGGNLGTAAVQFAVPLVIVGAAGIHLERAGLMFIPLILLAAVLAWKWMDNLAATRSDPKAFAAATRSRHTWIISFLYIGTFGSFIGYSGAFPTLIKSQYPTVTLSIAFLGALVGSIARPLGGFVADRLGGGRVTVVSYCVMALAAIGVITALRGGGFGLFLSSFLVLFVASGLGNGSLYRMIPAVFQATAEPDATGTVTLAARTAARRAAAGCIGIAGAIGAFGGFLIPRGFAISKSVAGSLVPALWIFVGVYLVMAVVTWAVYVRRTTPLGADAI is encoded by the coding sequence GTGCCCGTCGGATCCATCACCTCATCCGCACCCGAACCACCCGTCGACCTTGTCGATGTTTCGGCTGCCCCGTCGCCCAACCTCGAGCGTCGGCGCCCGGCCGGCCGCCGGATCGAGGTGTGGGAACCGGAGGACGAGACCTTCTGGCGCGGCGGCGGTCGTCGGGTCGCCACCAGGAACCTGCAGATCTCGATCTTCGCGGAGTTCCTCGGCTTCGCCGTCTGGGCGCTGTGGTCGATCGTGGTGCCGCAACTGTCGGCTGCCGGCTTCGCGCTCAGCGTCGACCAGCAGTTCTGGCTGATCGCGATCCCGAGTCTGGTCGGGGCGACGCTGCGCATCCCGTACACCTTCGCGGTCCCGAGGTTCGGTGGCCGCAACTGGACGGTCGTGTCCGCCCTGTTGTTGCTGCTGCCGACCGCAGCGCTGGCGATCGTGGTCCAGCATCCTGGGGTGCCTTTTGCGGTACTGATGCTGGTAGCGGCCCTGGCCGGGGTGGGCGGCGGCAACTTCGCCTCGTCGATGGCGAACATCTCGTTCTTCTATCCGGAAGCGGAGAAAGGCAAGGCCCTCGGGCTCAACGCCGCCGGCGGCAATCTGGGTACCGCGGCCGTGCAGTTCGCCGTTCCGCTGGTGATCGTCGGCGCCGCCGGGATCCACCTGGAGCGCGCGGGACTCATGTTCATCCCACTGATCCTGCTGGCCGCGGTGCTGGCATGGAAGTGGATGGACAACCTCGCCGCCACCCGATCAGATCCGAAGGCGTTCGCTGCCGCGACCCGGTCGCGTCACACCTGGATCATCTCCTTCCTCTACATCGGAACCTTCGGCTCCTTCATCGGGTACTCGGGGGCGTTCCCCACCCTGATCAAGAGCCAGTACCCGACGGTCACGCTGTCGATCGCCTTCCTCGGCGCGCTGGTCGGATCGATCGCCCGTCCGCTGGGTGGCTTCGTTGCCGACCGCCTCGGTGGGGGCCGGGTCACCGTCGTGTCGTACTGCGTGATGGCGCTCGCTGCCATCGGCGTCATCACGGCGCTCCGCGGAGGTGGCTTCGGACTGTTCCTCTCGTCGTTCCTGGTGCTCTTCGTAGCCAGTGGCCTGGGCAACGGCTCGCTCTACCGGATGATCCCCGCCGTGTTCCAGGCGACGGCCGAGCCGGACGCGACGGGCACCGTGACCCTTGCCGCCAGGACAGCCGCCAGACGGGCAGCGGCGGGGTGCATCGGCATCGCAGGTGCGATCGGAGCGTTCGGTGGATTCCTCATTCCCCGTGGCTTCGCCATCTCGAAGTCGGTGGCCGGCTCGCTGGTCCCGGCGCTGTGGATCTTCGTCGGCGTCTACCTCGTGATGGCGGTGGTGACCTGGGCGGTGTATGTGCGACGCACCACTCCGCTCGGCGCCGACGCCATCTGA
- a CDS encoding glutathione peroxidase: MTVLSDFTADALTGTTTPLSEYAGKVVLVVNTASNCGFTPQYTALERLWQTYRDQGLVVLGFPCNQFGGQEPGDAEAIGEFCQVNHGVSFPMFAKVDVNGGESHPLFAWLRAEAKGALGTSKIKWNFTKFLIGRDGAVIKRFGSTTKPDDLAGDIERALGS, encoded by the coding sequence ATGACCGTTCTGTCCGACTTCACTGCTGATGCGCTCACCGGCACGACGACCCCGCTGAGCGAGTACGCGGGCAAGGTCGTGCTGGTCGTCAACACCGCGTCGAACTGCGGTTTCACCCCGCAGTACACGGCGCTGGAGCGGCTGTGGCAGACCTACCGCGACCAGGGGCTCGTCGTGCTGGGGTTCCCGTGCAACCAGTTCGGTGGGCAGGAGCCGGGTGACGCCGAGGCCATCGGCGAGTTCTGCCAGGTCAACCACGGGGTGAGCTTTCCGATGTTCGCCAAGGTCGACGTCAACGGCGGCGAGTCCCATCCGCTGTTCGCCTGGCTGCGCGCGGAGGCCAAGGGAGCGCTGGGGACCTCCAAGATCAAGTGGAACTTCACCAAGTTCCTCATCGGGCGGGACGGCGCCGTGATCAAGCGGTTCGGTTCGACCACCAAGCCCGACGACCTGGCCGGCGACATCGAGCGGGCACTGGGCTCCTGA
- the rplD gene encoding 50S ribosomal protein L4, with the protein MTTVQITSPAGKADGSVELPAEIFDVQANVPLMHQVVVAQLAAARQGTHSTKTRAEVRGGGAKPHRQKGTGRARQGSTRAPQFVGGGVVHGPRPHLYLQRTPKKMKAAALRGALSDRARSGNIHVLSSLVEGTAPSTSTALAALAAVATSRNVLVVIERTDEAAWKSLRNAHTVHLISADQLNTYDVLISDDVVFTKAALDEFLAFAQKTRPAQSTDAVSVEKESGK; encoded by the coding sequence ATGACCACCGTCCAGATCACCAGTCCGGCCGGCAAGGCCGACGGCTCGGTCGAACTGCCCGCCGAGATCTTCGATGTGCAGGCCAACGTGCCGCTGATGCACCAGGTCGTCGTCGCCCAGCTGGCTGCTGCCCGCCAGGGAACGCACTCGACCAAGACCCGCGCCGAGGTCCGCGGTGGTGGCGCCAAGCCGCACCGCCAGAAGGGCACCGGTCGCGCCCGCCAGGGCTCGACCCGCGCGCCGCAGTTCGTCGGCGGTGGCGTTGTGCACGGCCCGCGGCCGCACCTCTACCTGCAGCGCACCCCCAAGAAGATGAAGGCCGCTGCCCTGCGCGGCGCCCTCTCCGACCGGGCTCGCTCCGGAAACATCCACGTGCTGTCCTCGCTCGTCGAGGGCACTGCCCCGTCCACCAGCACCGCCCTCGCGGCGTTGGCTGCGGTCGCCACCAGCCGCAACGTGCTGGTTGTCATCGAGCGGACCGACGAGGCTGCCTGGAAGTCGCTGCGCAACGCACACACCGTGCACTTGATCAGCGCCGACCAGCTCAACACCTACGACGTCCTGATCTCCGACGACGTGGTCTTCACCAAGGCCGCGCTGGACGAGTTCCTGGCGTTCGCCCAGAAGACGCGGCCGGCGCAGAGCACCGACGCTGTTTCAGTCGAGAAGGAGTCCGGCAAGTGA
- the rpmC gene encoding 50S ribosomal protein L29, with protein MVRESAADQLRELSGDEMLSRLLEAKEELFNLRFQLATGQMDNNRRLRTIRHDIARVYTVMRERELGLSVGPDSEEGAA; from the coding sequence GTGGTCCGCGAGTCCGCCGCCGACCAGCTCCGTGAGCTGTCCGGTGACGAAATGCTTTCTCGTCTGCTCGAAGCCAAGGAGGAGCTGTTCAACCTCCGCTTCCAGCTGGCCACCGGCCAGATGGACAACAACCGCCGGCTCCGTACGATCCGGCACGACATCGCCCGGGTGTACACCGTCATGCGTGAGCGCGAGCTCGGCCTGTCGGTCGGCCCGGACTCCGAGGAAGGCGCCGCATGA
- a CDS encoding DUF998 domain-containing protein — translation MSDTIPAAALGRVATAGSGSRPDPRLDDARVGSIGEPVWGALAILGAVIAAVGILGLDATIGSDTVRGRELRASTISEYVYSSGSWVFNLAVLGLAVGSAALVVGLVRSGLLRRRSAGAVLLAAWVVGLLGVVAFPKHNWAVGPSSSGSIHRLASMVAFLSIPLAVLFVVRRRERRASRAAGAAWWLNIGTLAFLTMLVGAILYGAVADASWWRVIPLGLVERGIVGFEVASVVALGVWAIRGRRRSASNAMLTA, via the coding sequence ATGTCCGACACCATCCCCGCTGCGGCACTCGGCCGCGTCGCGACCGCCGGCTCCGGGTCCCGGCCCGATCCGCGCCTCGACGACGCCCGGGTCGGATCGATCGGTGAACCGGTCTGGGGGGCACTCGCGATCCTCGGCGCCGTCATCGCCGCGGTCGGCATCCTCGGGCTGGATGCCACGATCGGCAGCGACACGGTGCGGGGCCGCGAGCTCCGCGCGTCCACGATCTCCGAGTACGTCTACAGCTCCGGTTCGTGGGTGTTCAACCTCGCGGTGCTCGGGCTCGCTGTCGGCTCGGCGGCGCTGGTCGTCGGGCTGGTCCGCTCCGGCCTGCTGCGCCGGCGATCCGCCGGTGCGGTGCTGCTGGCTGCCTGGGTCGTCGGCCTCCTCGGCGTGGTGGCGTTCCCCAAGCACAACTGGGCCGTCGGCCCGTCGTCGTCGGGATCGATCCACCGGTTGGCCAGTATGGTGGCCTTCCTGTCGATCCCGCTGGCCGTGCTGTTCGTCGTCCGGCGCCGCGAACGGCGCGCATCCCGCGCTGCGGGCGCTGCCTGGTGGCTCAACATCGGCACTCTGGCGTTCCTGACGATGCTGGTCGGCGCGATCCTCTACGGCGCTGTGGCGGATGCATCCTGGTGGCGCGTGATCCCGCTGGGTCTCGTGGAGCGCGGAATCGTCGGCTTCGAGGTGGCCTCGGTGGTGGCCCTGGGCGTCTGGGCGATCCGTGGTCGCCGGCGGTCGGCATCGAACGCCATGCTCACCGCCTGA
- the rpsS gene encoding 30S ribosomal protein S19 — MPRSLKKGPFIDDHLLKKVDVANDKGSKAVIKTWSRRSTIIPDMLGHTIAVHDGRKHVPVFVTESMVGHKLGEFAPTRTFRGHVKDDRRARRG; from the coding sequence ATGCCCCGTTCACTGAAGAAGGGCCCGTTCATCGACGACCACCTCCTCAAGAAGGTGGATGTCGCCAACGACAAGGGCTCCAAGGCAGTCATCAAGACCTGGTCGCGCCGCAGCACGATCATCCCCGACATGCTCGGGCACACGATCGCTGTCCACGACGGCCGCAAGCACGTCCCGGTGTTCGTCACCGAGTCGATGGTCGGTCACAAGCTCGGCGAGTTCGCCCCGACGCGTACCTTCCGGGGTCACGTCAAGGACGACCGTCGCGCCCGCCGCGGCTGA
- the rplV gene encoding 50S ribosomal protein L22, whose amino-acid sequence MNPKAAQATQLPRARAQARFVRTTPMKARRVIDLVRGRSTTDALAILRYAPQAAAEIVAKVVASAVANAENNLGLDREALVIETAYADEGPTLKRFQPRAQGRAFRIRKRTCHITIEVVEVKTEAGRESGRSRRTAGSRTSTKGSAS is encoded by the coding sequence ATGAATCCGAAGGCTGCACAGGCAACGCAGTTGCCGCGCGCCCGGGCTCAGGCACGCTTCGTGCGGACGACGCCGATGAAGGCCCGGCGGGTCATCGACCTGGTCCGTGGTCGGTCGACGACCGACGCGCTGGCGATCCTGAGGTACGCCCCGCAGGCTGCTGCCGAGATCGTGGCCAAGGTCGTCGCCTCCGCGGTGGCCAACGCCGAGAACAACCTGGGACTCGACCGCGAGGCACTGGTCATCGAGACCGCCTACGCGGACGAGGGGCCGACGCTCAAGCGTTTCCAGCCCCGCGCCCAGGGTCGTGCGTTCCGCATCCGCAAGCGCACCTGCCACATCACCATCGAGGTCGTCGAGGTCAAGACCGAGGCGGGCCGGGAATCCGGCCGCTCGCGTCGCACCGCCGGCAGCCGCACCAGCACGAAGGGGAGTGCGTCCTAG
- a CDS encoding aldose epimerase family protein — MHSVELVSGSLAVTIIDHGARIASVHTPDRNGNSGEVTLGFDDEQGWLEDGDFLGATIGRIANRVDGARFTVDGREYRITPNEGEHALHGGPQGFDKQTFALSAVETSEDGAQSLTATRRNPDGEMGFPGNLDVTVTYTVVASALTIEMSAVTDAPTPVSLTNHTYWNLAGRPCSIEEHVFRVDADSVLPVRADLIPTGGIDRVEGTPFDLREPVRIGEQLHTRSAQTGITRGIDHDYLLRDRTDRRSTPVARVVEPVSGRTMTMCTDQDSLQVYTGNFLDGSKPLRDGVTARQGGAFCLEPQAHPNAVNGGADDAARGILRPGNTYRWWTRIEFGVEG, encoded by the coding sequence ATGCACAGCGTCGAGCTCGTCAGCGGGTCCCTGGCCGTCACGATCATCGACCACGGCGCGCGCATCGCCTCCGTGCACACCCCTGACCGGAACGGGAATTCCGGCGAGGTGACGCTCGGGTTCGACGACGAGCAGGGCTGGCTCGAGGACGGTGACTTCCTCGGGGCCACTATCGGCCGGATCGCCAACCGCGTCGACGGTGCCCGGTTCACCGTCGACGGCCGCGAGTACCGGATCACCCCGAACGAGGGCGAGCACGCGCTGCACGGCGGACCGCAGGGATTCGACAAGCAGACGTTTGCTCTCTCGGCCGTCGAGACGTCGGAGGACGGTGCGCAGAGCCTGACGGCGACCCGGCGCAATCCGGACGGCGAGATGGGCTTCCCCGGCAACCTCGATGTGACCGTCACCTACACGGTTGTCGCCAGCGCCCTCACGATCGAGATGAGCGCCGTCACCGATGCGCCGACGCCGGTGTCGCTGACGAACCACACCTACTGGAATCTGGCCGGCCGGCCCTGCTCGATCGAGGAGCATGTGTTCCGGGTCGACGCCGACAGTGTTCTACCGGTCCGTGCGGACCTGATCCCCACGGGTGGGATCGACCGGGTCGAAGGCACACCGTTCGACCTGCGGGAGCCGGTGAGGATCGGCGAACAGCTGCACACCCGGTCGGCCCAGACTGGCATCACCCGTGGCATCGACCACGACTACCTGCTGCGGGACCGCACCGATCGTCGCAGCACGCCGGTCGCCCGGGTGGTCGAGCCGGTCAGCGGCCGGACGATGACGATGTGCACAGACCAGGACAGCCTGCAGGTCTACACGGGCAACTTCCTGGACGGCAGCAAGCCGCTGCGCGACGGGGTGACGGCCCGGCAGGGCGGAGCGTTCTGTCTGGAGCCACAGGCGCATCCGAATGCGGTAAACGGCGGTGCGGACGATGCGGCCAGGGGAATCCTGCGACCGGGGAACACCTACCGCTGGTGGACGCGCATCGAGTTCGGCGTCGAGGGCTGA
- a CDS encoding oxygenase MpaB family protein: MTPDILAPLAPLRRALAKSLRDRVAGADAEERARTIWGSAGPRWFTPEDPIWRVHADASMFVGGVRALLLQSLHPLAMAGVAGHSGFRGDPWGRLERTSRFLATTTFGIIAHAEAEIAKVTGVHRAVVGRADDGRPYSANDPHLLEWVHIAEVDSFLCTYQQFGGTALTAAEADRYVEQSAIVAGKLGVRNPPTTVAQLHARMAAYRPELRATAACRDAAKFLLLDPPLPVASRPGYGLLAAGAIATLPGWARRELRLPPPMVLWDAPGRLLGRVGAGVVRWAMSDPSVANRREPGTAA; this comes from the coding sequence GTGACCCCCGACATCCTGGCCCCGCTCGCCCCGCTGCGCCGTGCGCTGGCGAAGTCCTTGCGTGATCGCGTCGCCGGCGCGGACGCCGAAGAGCGCGCTCGGACGATCTGGGGATCCGCGGGCCCGCGGTGGTTCACTCCCGAGGATCCGATCTGGCGGGTGCACGCCGACGCGTCGATGTTCGTCGGGGGAGTGCGCGCACTGTTGCTGCAGTCGTTGCATCCGTTGGCGATGGCCGGGGTGGCCGGGCACTCGGGATTCCGCGGTGATCCGTGGGGACGGCTGGAGCGCACGAGCCGCTTCCTGGCCACCACCACGTTCGGCATCATCGCGCATGCCGAGGCCGAGATCGCCAAGGTGACCGGAGTCCATCGCGCGGTGGTGGGCCGGGCCGACGACGGTCGTCCCTACTCAGCGAACGATCCGCACCTGCTGGAATGGGTGCACATCGCCGAGGTGGATTCGTTCCTGTGCACCTACCAGCAGTTCGGCGGGACGGCTCTGACGGCGGCAGAAGCCGACCGGTACGTCGAGCAGAGCGCGATCGTTGCCGGCAAGCTCGGCGTGCGGAACCCGCCGACGACGGTGGCCCAGCTGCACGCGCGGATGGCGGCCTACCGGCCGGAGCTCCGGGCCACCGCCGCCTGTCGGGACGCAGCCAAGTTCCTGCTGCTGGATCCGCCGCTGCCGGTCGCCTCGCGACCCGGTTACGGACTGTTGGCCGCCGGCGCCATCGCCACGCTGCCCGGCTGGGCGCGTCGCGAGCTGCGGCTGCCGCCTCCGATGGTGCTGTGGGACGCGCCCGGTCGACTGCTGGGCAGGGTCGGTGCCGGCGTCGTGCGCTGGGCGATGAGCGATCCGTCGGTGGCGAACCGCCGGGAACCTGGCACCGCCGCCTGA
- the rplB gene encoding 50S ribosomal protein L2 codes for MGIRKYKPTTPGRRGASVSDFTEITRDTPEKSLIAPLHSKGGRNVHGRVTARHQGGGHKRAYRLIDFRRADKDGVPAKVAHIEYDPNRTARIALLHFADGDKRYIVAPNRLVQGATVETGPQADIKPGNNLPLRNIPVGTVIHAIELRPGGGAKIARSAGSKVQLVAKDGPYAQLRLPSGEIRNVDVRCRASIGEVGNAEHSNINWGKAGRMRWKGKRPSVRGVAMNPVDHPHGGGEGKTSGGRHPVNPGGKPEGRTRRPNKASDKLIVRRRRKSGKKR; via the coding sequence ATGGGTATCCGTAAGTACAAGCCGACGACCCCGGGTCGTCGCGGAGCCTCGGTGAGTGATTTCACCGAGATCACCCGCGACACGCCGGAGAAGTCGCTCATCGCGCCGCTGCACAGCAAGGGTGGCCGCAACGTCCACGGACGGGTTACCGCCCGCCACCAGGGCGGCGGTCACAAGCGGGCATATCGGCTGATCGATTTCCGGCGGGCGGACAAGGACGGCGTGCCGGCCAAGGTCGCTCACATCGAGTACGACCCCAACCGCACCGCGCGCATCGCGTTGCTGCACTTCGCCGACGGCGACAAGCGCTACATCGTGGCGCCGAACCGTCTCGTGCAGGGTGCGACCGTCGAGACCGGCCCGCAGGCCGACATCAAGCCGGGCAACAACCTGCCGCTGCGCAACATCCCGGTCGGCACCGTGATCCACGCGATCGAGCTCCGCCCCGGTGGCGGCGCCAAGATCGCCCGGTCTGCCGGCAGCAAGGTGCAGCTCGTCGCCAAGGACGGCCCCTACGCCCAGCTGCGGTTGCCCTCGGGCGAGATCCGCAACGTGGACGTCCGGTGCCGCGCCTCGATCGGTGAGGTCGGCAACGCCGAGCACTCCAACATCAACTGGGGCAAGGCCGGCCGGATGCGGTGGAAGGGCAAGCGCCCGTCCGTCCGAGGTGTCGCCATGAACCCGGTCGACCACCCGCACGGTGGTGGCGAGGGCAAGACCTCCGGTGGCCGTCACCCGGTCAACCCGGGTGGCAAGCCCGAGGGCCGCACCCGTCGCCCGAACAAGGCGAGCGACAAGCTCATCGTCCGCCGCCGCCGCAAGTCCGGAAAGAAGCGCTGA
- the rplW gene encoding 50S ribosomal protein L23: protein MIANPRDVILRPVVSEKSYGLLETGRYTFEVHPDANKTQIKIAIEQIFEVTVVSVNTLNRQGKRKRTRAGFGKRKSTKRAIVTLSSDSKPIEIFSGA, encoded by the coding sequence GTGATCGCCAATCCCCGCGACGTCATCCTGCGGCCGGTGGTCTCCGAGAAGAGCTACGGCCTGCTCGAGACCGGCCGGTACACCTTCGAGGTGCACCCGGATGCGAACAAGACGCAGATCAAGATCGCCATCGAGCAGATCTTCGAGGTCACCGTCGTCTCGGTGAACACACTGAACCGCCAGGGCAAGCGCAAGCGCACCCGGGCCGGATTCGGCAAGCGGAAGTCGACCAAGCGCGCGATCGTCACGCTGTCCTCGGACAGCAAGCCGATCGAGATCTTCTCGGGCGCCTGA
- the rpsC gene encoding 30S ribosomal protein S3 produces MGQKVNPHGFRLGITTDWTSRWYADKAYAEYVAEDVAIRKLMDKGMERAGIAKVEIERTRDRVRVDIHTARPGIVIGRRGAEADRLRGQLEKLTGKQVQLNILEVRNPESNAQLVAQGVAEQLSNRVSFRRAMRKSMQSAQRSGSVKGIRIQCAGRLGGAEMSRSEFYREGRVPLHTLRADIDYGFFEAKTTFGRIGVKVWIYKGDKTGSLAEQKAAEAAAAQRPGSGPRTGAPAADRPRRRGGSAGTTPTSTDASRAADSAPAADEAAPAVPATAGSEA; encoded by the coding sequence GTGGGCCAGAAAGTCAACCCGCACGGGTTCCGATTGGGCATCACGACCGACTGGACGTCCCGTTGGTATGCGGACAAGGCCTATGCCGAGTACGTGGCTGAGGATGTCGCCATCCGCAAGCTCATGGACAAGGGCATGGAACGCGCCGGCATCGCGAAGGTGGAGATCGAGCGCACCCGTGACCGGGTCCGCGTCGACATCCACACCGCGCGTCCGGGCATCGTCATCGGCCGCCGCGGCGCCGAGGCCGATCGTCTGCGTGGCCAGCTGGAGAAGCTCACCGGCAAGCAGGTGCAGCTGAACATCCTCGAGGTGCGCAACCCCGAGAGCAATGCCCAGCTCGTTGCCCAGGGTGTGGCCGAGCAGCTGTCGAACCGCGTGTCGTTCCGTCGCGCCATGCGCAAGTCGATGCAGTCCGCGCAGCGCTCCGGGTCCGTCAAGGGCATCCGGATCCAGTGTGCGGGTCGCCTCGGTGGCGCCGAGATGAGCCGGTCCGAGTTCTACCGCGAGGGTCGCGTCCCGCTGCACACGCTGCGTGCCGACATCGACTACGGCTTCTTCGAGGCCAAGACCACCTTCGGCCGCATCGGCGTCAAGGTGTGGATCTACAAGGGTGACAAGACCGGTTCTCTCGCCGAGCAGAAGGCCGCTGAAGCGGCTGCTGCCCAGCGACCGGGCTCCGGCCCGCGTACCGGAGCACCGGCGGCGGATCGCCCGCGTCGTCGCGGCGGCTCCGCCGGTACCACCCCGACCTCCACCGACGCCTCGCGTGCAGCCGATTCCGCTCCCGCGGCCGACGAGGCCGCACCTGCAGTCCCGGCAACCGCCGGATCGGAGGCCTGA
- the rpsQ gene encoding 30S ribosomal protein S17, whose translation MSEPTAAPAAEETDPQAAAAARGERKTREGYVVSDKMEKTIVVELEDRVKHPRYSKVIRRTSKVKAHDEQGTAGVGDRVLLAETRPLSATKRWRLVEVLEKAK comes from the coding sequence ATGAGCGAGCCCACCGCTGCTCCGGCAGCCGAAGAGACTGACCCGCAGGCTGCGGCTGCTGCCCGCGGCGAGCGCAAGACCCGTGAGGGTTACGTCGTCTCGGACAAGATGGAGAAGACCATCGTCGTCGAGTTGGAGGACCGGGTGAAGCACCCGCGCTACTCCAAGGTCATCCGTCGCACCAGCAAGGTCAAGGCGCACGACGAGCAGGGCACCGCAGGTGTCGGCGACCGCGTGCTGCTGGCCGAGACCCGGCCGCTGTCCGCCACCAAGCGCTGGCGGCTCGTCGAGGTGCTGGAGAAGGCCAAGTAG
- the rplP gene encoding 50S ribosomal protein L16, whose amino-acid sequence MLIPRRVKHRKQHRPHRTGFATGGTAVTFGEYGIQALEPAYVTNRQIESARIAINRHIKRGGKVWINVFPDRPLTKKPAEVRMGSGKGSPEWWVANVKPGRVIFEMSYPTEAIAREALRRAIHKLPMKCRIVTREGSE is encoded by the coding sequence ATGTTGATCCCCCGCAGGGTCAAGCACCGTAAGCAGCACCGTCCGCACCGGACGGGGTTCGCGACCGGTGGCACCGCAGTGACCTTCGGCGAGTACGGCATCCAGGCCCTGGAGCCCGCCTACGTCACCAACCGGCAGATCGAGTCCGCTCGTATCGCCATCAACCGGCACATCAAGCGTGGCGGCAAGGTCTGGATCAACGTCTTCCCGGACCGTCCGCTCACCAAGAAGCCCGCCGAGGTCCGGATGGGTTCCGGTAAGGGATCCCCGGAGTGGTGGGTCGCCAACGTCAAGCCAGGCCGGGTCATCTTCGAGATGAGCTACCCGACCGAGGCGATCGCCCGTGAGGCGCTGCGTCGTGCAATCCACAAGTTGCCGATGAAGTGTCGCATCGTTACCCGTGAAGGCAGTGAGTGA